Genomic segment of Arachis hypogaea cultivar Tifrunner chromosome 11, arahy.Tifrunner.gnm2.J5K5, whole genome shotgun sequence:
caatcctaatttttcctccctcctttcttacttacttcttcttccctcctttcccttctcattcttcttatctttcattttattttacttaatttctttgcatatttcattcattacattttaattttgtgcatatttttattttcttttctaaattcattatttttcctttggtgttcaaattttcttatttagctgttgcatcttctcttgaattattttgggtgcttagtgacttgttttattctgaataggtaatattatttatatcaatgccaatcttttatacctgtattacttttacgttgacatgaatttatattatctctccttacccacactctctccttCATTGTCAcaaaattttgcaccactagtatgccatgtgcttctattgttttctcacttgcatgttgtagctaccatgtaattgagaccttcaTTTTTAGCATTAACCAACccaagttttatttgttttctatctttgctttggattactttccttccctttttctttcaggatggccaccaggaagagaaccggaagacgtttacatgggagagacaaacaagttcctacgcacattccttgatgagaaaagcgtcagttgaaataacccgtccacctgcacatctcagcatgcaccgaggacggtaaaatatttaagtgtggggaggtcgataccgatctccgtaggttagtaccttcctatctcaacacaaatgatttattttccttattagttgctgcatttgcatgtttgtttgatttttgtgcatattttaccacttggttaaagtaatattttcttttttaagaaaccttttatagcatttcactaatttgaataaaatttaatgttacacttgtttgaagaaatattatactggaacattgTTTAGAGCTCGAaaacacaaaacctgtgagattttgagcctatttgaattggttgcattttatcaaccaaaaattttgttttagtatgtattttttctctctaaaattctgatgtttgtcttgcttaattctatatttccatggtttgatgtatgcatgcacttatatgattgaggcctttgtttcactgagcttacatacccatatggccttaccctttcattatcctttgcaaaccaatgttgagcctattttatcccttttattcttactttagcacatcgttaactctaagcgaaaaacaataatgtccttaattcgaatccttggttagcttagactagtgagagtgctcatgaattaagtgtggagaaattgggattgaaaacatttggtttgagaattgagtatgttagaattttctgaaaatgtgaaagaaatgttttggacatgtcatgcattcaaaaatttaatcatatgcattgaaaaaaagaaaaaagaaaaaaatataaaaaaaaagaagaagaaaaagagaaaaagaagagaaaaatagcaaataataaaaaggggacaaaataccccaaagtaaatggtgaaagcaatgcatatgtgatgacatgtcatcatgtcatgtttttctatgcctttttcctttggtttcaataggttttatgcactttcttgatccataagcaagccaattgggtagattttcatgcttcctttgatttaatcaaccatgtatgaattcatgctatttcatgaggttttatgctataattgtcacatattatgaaagaatgaatatctcatgattttgagcatagctttgatgtgtttggttgatcaatgataggtgaagaaatcttggagaaaggttgaagcaagaaggaatagctaggagtaaagagaagacaatggaataaatgaaaatgaaccatgaagcaaaaagttggacctaaagttagcctcaaagttagacccctaacgtgaGGGCTAACGTTAGGCATGAGGATTACTCCCTgaccatccaacgtttgcgccaacgttagccccctaacttggaggctaacgttggcacatgaaagcataagggagaggggccaacgtttgcgccaacgttagccccctaacttggaggctaacgttggcgccactagcatatAAGCAAGGCCaatgttagggtcaaagttagacccctaacgttggcaccaacgtgcataccagtaaattttgcttgctgctatgaaaagttggagccaaagttagacctctaactttggctcaaactttaggtccaactttggctaacctcaaaaccggttcaattggttcactttggttcttcttcaaacttcaagagcaatcaaccaaggcctctttcaacccaattccaccaagagcaagggcccaactcaaggcttgaagatcatttttgaaagtgtataaataggatagaattcaagttattcagagagctttccttttggaattttcataatagtttttgggagagcttttgagtgaactttaatttctttgctttcaatttcattttaattttgtcttggatcttggattggagaattgaagaaattctgtttcaatctcaatcttggatctctctgtttctttactgttgatttaatttcatttccggttcattactcttcatctattctctttgcaatttacaatttccttgcaattgttcttgttggatctaggaaggcattgagatctagacttggttttctagtctctgggtcctgagatccaaatctccaatttacattcGGTTTCTTGCTTccttatgttcatttacttttctgcttcatttccggttcaatcccaattccctttttctcttctgttcaatgcaatttagtttttccttgtttaatttctacaaatccacatcccaatcccctttacatttcaagcaatttacattccttgcactttaagattccgcaatttacatttcttgcactttaagtttctgtcatttaatttcttgttctttaagtttcagcaatttatttcttgttctctttacttcaatgcaatttaattctgcaagttacaaaaccatcaaccaaatcttgattcgcttgactaaatcaaaccactaaactaaaattgctcaatccttcaatccctgtgggatcgacctcactcccgtgagtttttattacttgatgcgacccggtgcacttgccggttagatttgggtgttttgggagagattcgtttctcaccaaaatatctcatcaatatgtactgtacttgaaattagaatgcatgaatatgtggaaaatatagttaatggacagttaggttttttattatgattacatggattgtctaagttaggtggaaagtttaagttaattaaggattcagattttagtccacttggccaaatacaaatcctaccttgaccctgaccccattacaacccttaaaagacctcttgatatgtgtatctgtgcattaaatttttgttgattgttagatgaagagcaagccttagaaagcaaggataatagagaattgagagaatcgaaccttaaacacatgagtgattagagtgtatacacttccagtgagggttcgatgctcgattctttgttcccggctttcatgagctattttcttcttgcaagtctatttgtactctattttgtaatttgaattagtaaaatccagttcatatttgttcttaaaagatttgtttacttttaaccaagtaggtagaaacattttgcatgtagttgcattcatatagataggttgcatttcatattaatctaccattcctcttcatctttatagcttctcttgagcttaacatgaggacatgctaatgtttaagtatgggaaggttgataaaccactatttcatagtttatcttgtgctcaattgagtggtttttatcaactctttacccacttattcatactatttgcatggttttacatttgccttcctaattatgtgctttgattgaaaacatgcttctttggccttaagttccctatgtttaaatcctctcttattaccattagatgctttgatatatgtgttaagtgatttcagagattacagggcaggaatggctcagaggatggaaaggaagcatgcaaaagtggaaggaatacaagaagttggagaaattgctaagctgtccagcctgacctcttcgcactcaaatggctataactttagctacagaggtctaaatgacgcggttctagttgcgttggaaagctaacgtccggggcttcgatttgaaatataatatgccatactttccctgatgctaggcgacgcgaatgcgtgcttcacgcagacgcatcgcagtgacgaaaaatcagcgtgtttaaattcgcaaccagcgaattctaggCTGTTTTCGACacagtttgtggcccagaaaacacagattagaggctataaagtgggggaatgcatccattcataattaagcttttcatattcacaattttaggattatatgtagtttttagagagagaggttctctcctctctcttaggatttaggattaggatttctcttgcttttaggattgtttctttttatcaggttcaattttccttttatttattttctcaatttaatttatgaattcttctatgttacagacaATTCCtttgattaatgttatttgaggtatttcagtttatgattgctttcttttaattacattattgttatttccaatctaaagacatttttattccagcagatttactttttccccttttggtcttggttaagaaatcagtaactcaggagttatcaaactcaacatgattgataattgttatctttgctaattgaattgaacttcaataatcccaatctttccttatggattaactaggatttgaagatcaaactaattagtcacttgacctttctttactttaagtaaagactaactgAGTGGTATTAAGATTCaaccttcatcatcattgataaagataactaggataggacttctaatttctcataccttgccaaaagtttattttacagttatttatttattttacagtcttttacttattttaattgcaatttaaattacttgttcctcatcttcaaaaccccgatttaccatctccataaccaataataagaacatacttccctgcagttccttgagaagatgacccgatgtttaaatacttcggttatcaatttttaaggggtttgttacttgtgacaaccaaaacgtttgtaagaaaggttgattgcttggtttagtaactatacttgcaacgagagtttactataacttctaaaccatcaatcttcagttcttcagccACCTCTTTCACCCTTTCCTGGGACATTTTTCTCCTCCTTTGGACCACTGGTTTTGCCTCCAGTCTTATGGCTAATTGGTGCGACATGAATTGGGGGTCTATACCCGGCATGTCAGCCGGAGTCCAGGCAAACAAGTCACCATTAGCTCTGATCATCTCCATCAGGGGTTCTTTCAAATCAAGGGGTAGATTTCTGTTTACAGAGGTAAACTTCTCATCTGAGTCACCGACCCTGAACTTTTCAAGGTCCCCTTCTGGTTCCAGCCTGGGTTTGTCCTCAACCCTGACGTCCAGGTCGGCAAGAAAGACGCCAGATGCTTCTTTAGACTTCTTCCTCAGGGAGAGGCTGGCGTTGTCGCATGCGACCGCCGTCTTCAGATCTCCCCTGATGGTCCCCACTGACCCATCATCAGCCACAAAATTCATTAATAGTAGTTTGGTGCAAATCACCGCCCCAAACTCGTTGATGGTCTTCCTTCCCAATATGAGGTTATAGGCCATGGAGTCCCTTAAGACAATGAACTCCGCCATCAGCGACCTCTTCCCCCGACCTCCGCCAATGGAGACTGGAAGGGAAACCACTCCATCGGGCTTGATGAAGTTATCGCCTAAGCCTACCACGCCGTGTTGGTGGCCCCTCAAGTCGGTGTCCCGTAAGCCCAGAGCATCAAATACATTGCGGAACATGATGTTGGAATCAGCTCCCGTGTCCACCAGGATTCGTTTTACTAGGCCGGTGCCCACCCTGGCCGTGATCACCATCGGAGGGTTCTCCGGGACCTCATCAAACCATTGATCTTCGGGCCCGAATGATATCGAGGGTACCCTTCGGGAGGGCGGCGTGGATCCAGAGGACATAGCTAAGACCTTGGCATCTTTCTTGCTAGCCGATTTTGATCTTGGTGGGACATCCCTTCCGATCACCACATTCACTACAGTGAGGCCACGCTCATTATCCTCTTTGTGCTCCCGTCTTTGTCTTACGGCACGAATTTTGTCCTCGTTTGATCGATCATGTTCCCGCCTTCTCATTCCCTTATAAGGTGGGAAAAATCAGCCAACTTTCCTTCCCGGATGGCTTGCTCTAGGGCGTCTTTGAGGTcgaagcagtcttgggtcttATGGCCATAACCCTTGTGGTAATCGCAATAGAGGTTTTTGTTTCCTCCCGTTCTGTCCTTGAGTTGTCGAGGCTTCGACAAGATGTCCTTGTCGGTAATCTACTGGTAGACTTCAACAATTGGAGCTGATATGGGGGTATAGTTGGTGAACTTCCCTACCTGGAGAAACGGCTTGAAGTTTTTAGCTGATCCTCCGTCCTTGGAGTGCTCCTTCGACCTTTTCCCGCCGCCTGATGGTCGAGGATTGGAGTAGGcgggctgccgtttattggcCGCCATGACTTAGCTTACTTCTTCATTATTGATGTACTCTCTGGCTACGTTCTGAATCTCCTGCATTGTCCAAACGAGCTTGGTGGTAAGATATTTCCTGAAATTCGCGTTCAATAACCCGTTGGTCAAACACAAGCTGGCCACCGAATCAGTTAGGCCGTCAATTTCTAAACACTCGTCGTTGAATCTGTCCAGGTACTTCTGATTTGGCTCACCGGTTTTTTGTGTTATTCCTAGTAGATTGATCGGGTGTTTCGCTTTAGTGATGTGCGTGGTGAACTGAGCCAAGAAAACGCGACTGATGTCGGCAAAGGCGGTTATGGAGCCCTGAGAGAGGGCATTGAACCAACGAATCATCGGCCCAGCTAAGGTTACAGGGAAAGCGCGACACCTCACTTCATCGCCCACCCCTTCCAGGTTCATTCTAGCCTCAAAGGCCGTTAGGTGCTCCTGGGGGTCTTGGGTCCCATCGTACTTCATGTCTGTTGGCTTGTCGAAGTGCTTCGGTAGCCGGACTTCCAAGATCGAGTGGTGGAAGGGGGTTGCTCCCATGACCACAGGCTTGTTGCCTTTTTCTCGTTCTTTCTCTACTGTCTTCCCTGTGTAATCGGCTTCTTCTTGACCTTTGTCTGTTGTCTTCTTGCTGTGGTCGTCTTCTCCTTGGTCTTTCTCTGCTGTCTTCTCggtcatcttctgctgcttctctCGTCGGTGATCGAGAGTAAATCACAGGATCACGTGGTCTTCTCGGCACCTCCCTTCTTTCCTGGCTCTCAGACTCTGTTCGGGGGCTTGGAGTGCGCCTGGAGTGACTTTTTCGGAGACTTCCCTCTCTCCTTTGAGGAGATCGGGAATGCTCTTGACTGGGAGTTGGCTGATAGCATTCTCTGCTGGCTAGTTCCCGTTCTAGGTTTTGCACTCTGTGGCGCAGTTCTTGTATTATTCTTGCGCTATCACTACCTGTTCCTCCAAAGGGTCTTCTCTCGGGTTGCCGCGGGGGGTATCTGGTGCGCTCACGAGTGGGAGTGCCTGTGGCCAGAATAAAGTCCATGTTCCCACAGACGACTCCAATGTATGGTAGGTCGGTTACCGGACGGTTCAGGGATGCTTGTCCGGTGAAAGGTAGGGCCTGGTCTCGATTCGGGCCTAGAACGCGAGGGGTGAGGGTCACCGACTTCCCGAGCTCCTTGTGAGttgaggggggtgccacctgtaataacactccaacgctcaagtcagaagGGGTGCAGGTGGTATGAGGATAAAGAATACGTGatgtaccttgggggaggggtaggaccctccccttatatatCTTGTCAGTAGGGCGGGCCCCACAGGGGAAGACCTCCTTCCAGGAAGCTTCTTTCCCTACAACTGTCATGCAGCTGGCAATGAGGGTGAGTGTCCGGGTTGTGAGGCTAAACGGGTTGCGCGCGTTGATCCAATCACGAGGATCGGGTCGCCCGTGGGCTGGGTCGACCGCTCCACCAGTTGGGCTGGGCCGTAACAGAAAGTGAGGACCAACAAGAAAGCAAAAAATTAAGAAACGgtgaaagattttcaaaaaataaaattttacaaatgaaaatttttaaaataaagaaggATGAGTGAATggtgatgaaaaaaagaaaaaaaatgaccgAACACAGGAAAAAGTTTAAAGAACGATAAAAAAAAAGTAGGTTGTTAAATGAGTTagtttgtttatctttttatattatttttaggtCAAAAATCTTAAACAAATAGTATATTTTTTAGTTGATGGGTCAGATTTTTAGGTTGGATCaaaaaaatattgactaaaaaagtgctacttttttttaaaaaataaattgaccGTCCATTTAATCCGCGGACTAGGCTGATTAACTCGTGTTTAACCCGTAATTTAAATTAAGTTAATTTTAGAAACAAAATCTGCATGTTTAAATGCGTAAATGGACTGGTCTGAGGTGTTTAGTCCATTTTGACAATCCTATGAAAAAGTGGAATGCTGAAATGATGGAATGGAATAAGTATTTGTTTAGGTTGATTTATTTGagtaaaaaagtatttttattatgttttaaacatgtttggatatatttttttaaaaaaatatttttattaaaaaaataaattattttttttaaaagctaataatactttatttttaagaaaagcataaacaaaaaatattttaatatttaaaattttttttaaaaagtcttTTCAAATATAAATGGCTTTtgtctattatatttttttttaaaaaaaataaaaaagtaagtaGTTTTTTTAAAAGCCAATCAGAATATCACGTACTCCGTACTCAaggagaatgagagaaggagagagcgggGGCGAACGGTTGAGGGTGAAACACAGTGAGGAAGATGGCCATGCCatcggaagagataagggggagagcgtGGGTGGGTGTGTATCCGGTGTTAAGGAGGGTTCTTCTCGAGAGGGGTTAGAAAAGCCATCCAAGGTCTCTTTTAGAGATAAAGTCATTGGTGCAGAAAAGTCTAAGGCCTTTGCATTAGTAGGGTCTTTATCTGGGGATGGTATCGCGACGGTGACAGGTAAGCAGGGTGATTCTCGTCCACCAAGTGTCAATTTTACCAAGGAGGCAAAGAGTTGTCTAGCTGAACCTTATAAGGAA
This window contains:
- the LOC140176126 gene encoding uncharacterized protein; amino-acid sequence: MRRREHDRSNEDKIRAVRQRREHKEDNERGLTVVNVVIGRDVPPRSKSASKKDAKVLAMSSGSTPPSRRVPSISFGPEDQWFDEVPENPPMVITARVGTGLVKRILVDTGADSNIMFRNVFDALGLRDTDLRGHQHGVVGLGDNFIKPDGVVSLPVSIGGGRGKRSLMAEFIVLRDSMAYNLILGRKTINEFGAVICTKLLLMNFVADDGSVGTIRGDLKTAVACDNASLSLRKKSKEASGVFLADLDVRVEDKPRLEPEGDLEKFRVGDSDEKFTSVNRNLPLDLKEPLMEMIRANGDLFAWTPADMPGIDPQFMSHQLAIRLEAKPVVQRRRKMSQERVKEVAEELKIDVAKQTANLLEAGFIWELDYSTWLSNIVLVKKPSGKWRMCVDYSDLNKACPKDSFPLPNIDALVDATAGYRYLSFMDAYSGYNQISMHRPDEEKTTFITPRGTYCYKVMPFGLKNAGATHRRLMNKVFKDLIGKTVEVYVDDILVKTTEAKDLVGDLENVFTSLGRHSMRLNPLKCAFAVEAGKFLGFMITQRGVEANPEKCEAILQMKSPGSVKDVQRLAGRLTALSRFLGASAAKALPFFNLMKKGIAFE
- the LOC140176127 gene encoding uncharacterized protein, with translation MNLEGVGDEVRCRAFPVTLAGPMIRWFNALSQGSITAFADISRVFLAQFTTHITKAKHPINLLGITQKTGEPNQKYLDRFNDECLEIDGLTDSVASLCLTNGLLNANFRKYLTTKLVWTMQEIQNVAREYINNEEVS